A single region of the Yersinia entomophaga genome encodes:
- the mug gene encoding G/U mismatch-specific DNA glycosylase, which translates to MITDILRPRLKVVFCGINPGLSSANRGFHFANRSNRFWKVIHLAGFTKRQLAPEDELELLDTDCGITALVERPTVAAAELSAAELRQGAQELIDKITLYQPRILAVLGKQAFSSAFGVRKMQWGRQELKIGNTEVWVLPNPSGLNRATLDELVAAYRQVYLRLNEKADES; encoded by the coding sequence ATGATTACAGATATTCTGCGGCCACGGTTGAAAGTGGTATTTTGCGGTATTAATCCGGGGCTGAGCAGCGCCAATCGCGGTTTTCACTTTGCCAATAGGAGCAATCGCTTTTGGAAAGTTATCCATTTGGCCGGGTTCACTAAACGCCAGTTGGCTCCTGAGGATGAATTAGAACTACTGGATACCGACTGTGGCATTACCGCATTGGTAGAACGGCCCACGGTAGCGGCAGCGGAGTTATCTGCGGCAGAATTGCGTCAGGGCGCGCAGGAACTGATTGATAAAATAACCCTATACCAACCTCGGATTCTGGCTGTTTTAGGCAAGCAGGCCTTTAGCAGTGCTTTTGGCGTACGTAAAATGCAGTGGGGGCGTCAGGAGCTAAAGATCGGTAATACTGAGGTTTGGGTATTGCCTAATCCCAGCGGATTGAATCGTGCGACGCTGGACGAGCTAGTAGCTGCCTATCGTCAGGTTTATCTTCGGCTGAACGAAAAAGCCGATGAAAGTTGA
- a CDS encoding phage tail protein — protein MTARFFALLTNIGAAKLANATALGTRLEITQMAVGDGGGTLPTPSPAQTKLMNEQRRAALNMLTIDPINTSQIIAEQVIPETEGGWWIREIGLLDKDGDLVAIANCAETYKPQLQEGSGRTQTIRMILIVSSAAAVTLKIDPSVVLATRKYVDDKVIEVKQYADNVLAEHEKSRHHPDATLSEKGFVALSNATDSNSETDAATPRAVKAAANAAVTALADHVRSANPHDQYLQIENSLSEIKALGPIAVAETLKNLDLKGAAKREVGTAATQIPDMSSFASSAAATGWMKRPDGLIEQWGESPFSRSNDQFFYADAFFPIAFPNKVLNMSVTLRGITDISIIGKTLASDMLAATWAAIPLSKKYGENIPTAQRVMWRVIGY, from the coding sequence ATGACAGCGAGATTCTTTGCTTTACTGACCAACATCGGCGCGGCCAAGCTGGCGAACGCCACCGCGCTCGGCACCCGCTTAGAAATTACCCAAATGGCGGTCGGGGATGGCGGCGGAACCCTGCCAACCCCTAGCCCGGCACAAACCAAACTGATGAATGAGCAGCGCCGCGCTGCTCTGAATATGTTGACCATTGACCCGATTAACACCAGTCAGATTATTGCTGAACAGGTTATCCCTGAGACTGAGGGCGGATGGTGGATCCGGGAGATTGGCTTGCTGGATAAAGACGGTGATTTGGTTGCCATTGCCAACTGTGCCGAAACCTATAAACCACAACTGCAAGAGGGCAGCGGGCGCACCCAAACCATTCGGATGATTTTAATTGTCAGTAGCGCGGCTGCTGTCACGCTGAAAATCGACCCATCAGTGGTGCTGGCTACACGTAAATATGTCGATGATAAGGTGATTGAAGTTAAGCAGTACGCGGATAACGTACTGGCTGAGCATGAGAAATCCCGTCATCATCCCGATGCGACGTTAAGCGAAAAAGGCTTTGTCGCACTGAGCAATGCCACCGACAGCAACAGTGAAACCGACGCGGCGACGCCGAGAGCGGTTAAGGCCGCCGCTAATGCAGCGGTAACGGCATTAGCCGATCACGTTCGCAGCGCTAACCCTCATGACCAGTACTTGCAGATTGAAAACTCACTATCTGAAATTAAAGCGCTAGGCCCTATCGCTGTTGCGGAGACGCTCAAAAATTTGGATTTAAAAGGTGCGGCAAAGCGTGAGGTAGGAACAGCGGCTACTCAAATCCCGGATATGTCGAGCTTTGCCAGTTCAGCCGCCGCAACCGGCTGGATGAAACGACCGGACGGACTCATTGAGCAATGGGGAGAATCACCCTTTTCCAGATCAAATGACCAGTTTTTTTATGCTGACGCTTTTTTCCCAATAGCGTTCCCTAATAAAGTTTTAAATATGAGCGTGACACTACGTGGCATCACCGATATTTCGATAATAGGAAAAACTCTCGCATCGGATATGTTAGCAGCAACATGGGCAGCGATCCCACTGAGCAAGAAATACGGGGAAAACATCCCTACAGCGCAAAGAGTTATGTGGCGAGTGATTGGCTACTAA
- a CDS encoding phage late control D family protein codes for MMTGMSLPAGADMAPDFMLTINAKDITQNIRPRLLSLSLTDNRGFEADQLDVELDDADGQLAMPERGAALSVFLGWKGSALIGKGDFTVDEVEHHGAPDTLTIRARSADFRSSLNARREVSYHETTLGKVVAQVAERNNLKAMLAEGLADIAISHIDQTQETDAKFITRLASLNGAVAAVKAGRLLFIKPGSGVTASGKPIPQMTITRQDGDQHSFSIADRGAYTGVSASWLHTKDPKPAKPKKVKLKRKPKFKQLRALEHPKAKPTRTKAAKEKKPVEEKQGDYLAGAEDNVFVITTVYATQKAAMRAAQSKWEKLQRGVAEFSITLAMGRADLFPETPVAVNGFKSVIDQQSWIISKVSHSLSNSGYTTQLSLEVLLSDVTYEAE; via the coding sequence ATGATGACCGGCATGTCTCTACCGGCCGGGGCGGATATGGCCCCGGACTTTATGCTGACGATTAACGCGAAAGATATCACACAGAATATTCGCCCTCGGCTGTTGTCCCTGAGCCTGACCGATAACCGGGGCTTTGAAGCTGACCAGCTTGACGTTGAACTGGACGACGCTGACGGCCAGCTTGCCATGCCGGAACGCGGCGCAGCGTTGTCGGTGTTCTTGGGCTGGAAAGGGTCGGCGCTGATTGGTAAAGGTGACTTTACCGTGGATGAGGTCGAGCACCATGGCGCACCAGACACACTGACTATTCGTGCCCGCAGTGCCGATTTTCGGAGTTCGCTCAATGCGCGGCGGGAAGTCTCTTATCATGAGACAACGCTGGGTAAAGTCGTGGCGCAGGTGGCGGAGCGCAACAACCTGAAAGCGATGCTGGCCGAGGGGCTGGCGGATATCGCTATCTCTCATATCGACCAGACACAAGAAACTGACGCCAAGTTTATCACCCGGTTAGCCTCGCTTAATGGTGCAGTGGCCGCCGTTAAAGCCGGGCGATTGTTGTTTATCAAGCCGGGCAGCGGTGTCACTGCCAGTGGTAAACCCATTCCGCAAATGACGATCACCCGACAAGATGGCGACCAACACAGTTTTAGTATTGCTGACCGGGGCGCGTATACCGGTGTAAGTGCCAGTTGGTTGCACACCAAAGACCCCAAACCGGCCAAGCCGAAAAAGGTTAAGTTAAAGCGCAAGCCGAAGTTTAAACAGCTCCGCGCACTGGAACACCCGAAAGCCAAGCCGACCCGCACCAAAGCGGCTAAAGAGAAAAAGCCGGTAGAGGAAAAACAAGGGGATTATCTGGCGGGGGCTGAGGATAATGTCTTTGTTATCACGACGGTTTACGCCACGCAAAAAGCCGCCATGCGCGCTGCCCAGTCTAAATGGGAGAAGTTACAGCGCGGAGTTGCTGAGTTCTCTATCACTTTAGCCATGGGGCGCGCTGATTTATTTCCTGAAACACCAGTCGCGGTCAACGGCTTTAAATCGGTGATAGACCAACAGAGCTGGATAATCAGCAAGGTATCGCACAGCCTGAGCAACAGCGGCTACACCACCCAATTGTCTCTCGAAGTGTTGTTGTCGGATGTCACTTATGAGGCGGAGTGA
- a CDS encoding phage major tail tube protein — translation MALPRKLKLMNLFNDGRDYMGIVSAITLPKLTRKLENYRGGGMNGVAPIDLGLDDDALSMEWSMGGLDELVLQQWGTPKVDGVPLRFAGAYQRDDTGEVTAVEVEIRGRHKEIDGGESKQGEDTETKVSTQCTYYKLTIDGKVVMEIDVVNLIEMVNGVDLLEAQRKAIGR, via the coding sequence ATGGCACTGCCACGTAAGCTGAAATTGATGAACCTGTTTAACGATGGCCGGGATTACATGGGGATCGTGTCCGCCATCACCCTGCCGAAACTCACTCGCAAGCTGGAGAACTACCGGGGCGGTGGGATGAATGGCGTTGCGCCGATTGATTTGGGTCTGGATGACGATGCGCTATCCATGGAGTGGTCGATGGGCGGCCTCGACGAGCTGGTGTTGCAGCAATGGGGAACGCCTAAAGTTGACGGGGTTCCGCTGCGCTTTGCGGGCGCTTATCAGCGTGACGATACCGGCGAAGTGACAGCGGTAGAAGTTGAGATCCGTGGCCGTCATAAAGAGATTGATGGCGGCGAATCCAAGCAAGGGGAAGACACCGAAACCAAGGTATCGACCCAGTGCACCTACTACAAGCTGACCATTGACGGCAAGGTGGTAATGGAAATTGACGTGGTTAACCTGATTGAAATGGTTAACGGCGTAGACCTGCTGGAAGCGCAACGCAAGGCCATTGGCCGCTAA
- a CDS encoding GpE family phage tail protein codes for MADIAAIFHWPPSELWALSLTELVRWRHKALLRSGAVNNE; via the coding sequence ATGGCGGATATTGCCGCCATTTTTCACTGGCCGCCGTCAGAGCTTTGGGCCTTGAGCCTCACCGAGCTGGTGCGCTGGCGTCATAAAGCCTTACTACGCAGTGGAGCCGTAAATAATGAGTAA
- the rpoD gene encoding RNA polymerase sigma factor RpoD → MEQNPQSQLKLLVTRGKEQGYLTYAEVNDHLPEDIVDSDQIEDIIQMINDMGIQVLEEAPDADDLMLAENTNDTDDDAAEAAAQVLSSVESEIGRTTDPVRMYMREMGTVELLTREGEIDIAKRIEDGINQVQCSVAEYPEAITYLLEQYDRVEAGEARLSDLITGFVDPNAEEDIAPTATHVGSELSAEEMDDDDDEDEDEDDDSEDDNSIDPELARQKFSDLREQYENARKEIKKNGRSHASAAAEILKLSEVFKQFRLVPKQFDYLVNNMRTMMDRVRTQERIIMKLCVEQCKMPKKNFVTLFASNETSDTWFAAAVAMGKPWSEKLKDVAEDVQRSLQKLRQIEEETGLTIEQVKDINRRMSIGEAKARRAKKEMVEANLRLVISIAKKYTNRGLQFLDLIQEGNIGLMKAVDKFEYRRGYKFSTYATWWIRQAITRSIADQARTIRIPVHMIETINKLNRISRQMLQEMGREPTPEELAERMLMPEDKIRKVLKIAKEPISMETPIGDDEDSHLGDFIEDTTLELPLDSATSESLRSATHDVLAGLTAREAKVLRMRFGIDMNTDHTLEEVGKQFDVTRERIRQIEAKALRKLRHPSRSEVLRSFLDD, encoded by the coding sequence ATGGAGCAAAACCCGCAGTCACAGCTGAAGCTACTTGTCACCCGTGGTAAGGAGCAAGGCTATCTGACCTATGCTGAGGTCAATGACCATCTGCCGGAAGATATCGTCGATTCCGATCAGATCGAAGACATCATCCAGATGATTAATGACATGGGTATACAGGTGCTGGAAGAAGCACCTGATGCCGATGATTTAATGCTGGCCGAAAACACCAATGATACCGACGATGATGCGGCTGAAGCTGCTGCACAGGTGTTGTCCAGTGTCGAATCCGAAATTGGTCGTACGACCGATCCGGTCCGCATGTATATGCGTGAAATGGGTACCGTTGAGCTTCTGACCCGTGAAGGCGAGATTGATATTGCCAAGCGTATCGAAGACGGTATCAATCAGGTGCAATGTTCTGTTGCAGAATATCCTGAAGCTATTACTTATCTGTTAGAGCAATACGATCGCGTTGAAGCTGGCGAAGCCCGCCTGTCCGACCTGATCACCGGCTTTGTTGACCCGAATGCCGAAGAAGATATTGCGCCAACCGCAACCCACGTAGGTTCAGAATTGTCCGCCGAAGAGATGGACGATGATGACGACGAAGATGAAGACGAAGACGACGACAGCGAAGACGATAACAGCATCGATCCGGAACTGGCGCGTCAAAAATTCAGCGACCTGCGCGAACAATACGAAAACGCACGGAAAGAAATCAAGAAAAATGGCCGTAGCCATGCCAGCGCTGCCGCTGAAATTCTGAAACTTTCTGAAGTTTTCAAACAGTTCCGCCTAGTGCCTAAGCAGTTTGACTATCTGGTCAACAACATGCGCACCATGATGGATCGCGTTCGTACTCAAGAACGTATCATCATGAAGCTGTGCGTTGAGCAGTGCAAAATGCCGAAGAAAAACTTCGTCACGCTGTTTGCCAGCAACGAAACCAGCGATACCTGGTTTGCTGCGGCTGTCGCGATGGGTAAACCATGGTCTGAAAAACTGAAAGACGTAGCGGAAGATGTCCAACGTAGCCTGCAAAAACTGCGTCAGATCGAAGAAGAAACCGGTCTGACCATCGAGCAAGTGAAAGATATCAACCGTCGTATGTCTATCGGCGAAGCGAAAGCTCGTCGTGCGAAGAAAGAAATGGTCGAGGCGAACTTGCGTCTGGTTATTTCTATCGCTAAAAAATACACCAATCGCGGCCTGCAATTCCTTGATTTAATTCAGGAAGGCAACATCGGCTTGATGAAAGCGGTAGATAAGTTTGAATACCGTCGTGGTTATAAGTTCTCGACTTATGCCACTTGGTGGATTCGTCAGGCAATTACCCGTTCCATCGCAGACCAGGCGCGCACCATCCGCATTCCGGTGCATATGATTGAGACAATTAACAAACTCAACCGTATCTCCCGTCAGATGTTGCAGGAAATGGGTCGTGAACCTACCCCGGAAGAATTAGCAGAACGTATGCTGATGCCGGAAGACAAGATCCGCAAAGTGCTGAAGATCGCGAAAGAGCCGATCTCAATGGAAACGCCAATTGGTGATGATGAAGATTCACATCTGGGCGATTTCATCGAAGATACTACGCTGGAGCTGCCGCTGGATTCTGCTACCTCAGAGAGCCTGCGTTCCGCAACTCACGACGTGTTGGCTGGCTTGACCGCTCGTGAAGCGAAAGTTCTGCGTATGCGTTTTGGTATCGATATGAACACTGATCATACTTTGGAAGAAGTTGGTAAGCAGTTCGACGTAACCCGTGAACGTATTCGTCAGATCGAAGCCAAAGCGCTGCGTAAACTGCGCCACCCAAGCCGTTCAGAAGTTCTGCGTAGCTTCCTTGACGATTAA
- a CDS encoding phage tail sheath protein, with amino-acid sequence MGDYHHGVRVLEINEGTRVISTISTAIVGMVCTSDDADATAFPLNTPVLITDVRAAAGKAGKKGTLAASLLAIAEQSRPVTIVVRVATGKDEAETTSNIIGGADENGRYTGMKALLDAQSVTGVRPRILGVPGLDNQEVSTALGSICQQLRAFAYISAYGCKTLSEAILYRDNFSQRELMLIWPDFLSWNTTANSTDIAYATARALGLRAKIDTDTGWHKTLSNVGVNGVTGISASVYWDLQTVGTDADLLNKACVTTLIRKDGFKFWGSRTCSDDPLFAFENYTRTAQILADTMAEAQLWAIDRPMHPTLVKDMIGSINAKFREMKSAGLIIDGACWYDDSANDKDTLKAGKLFIDYDYTPVPPLEDLTLRQRITDKYLVNFAAAVNS; translated from the coding sequence ATGGGTGATTACCATCACGGCGTCCGCGTTCTCGAAATCAACGAGGGGACGCGTGTCATTTCCACTATTTCCACCGCCATTGTTGGCATGGTCTGCACCAGCGACGATGCTGACGCAACCGCATTCCCCCTCAATACCCCGGTACTGATTACTGATGTGCGCGCCGCTGCCGGTAAAGCCGGTAAAAAAGGCACGCTGGCCGCGTCATTGCTGGCGATTGCTGAACAGTCGCGCCCAGTCACCATTGTGGTGCGAGTGGCTACCGGTAAAGATGAGGCCGAAACCACCTCTAATATCATCGGCGGCGCAGACGAGAACGGCCGCTACACTGGCATGAAAGCGCTGTTAGATGCGCAGTCTGTCACCGGTGTTCGCCCGCGTATTCTTGGTGTGCCGGGGCTGGATAATCAGGAAGTATCCACCGCACTGGGGAGTATCTGCCAGCAGTTGCGCGCCTTTGCCTATATCAGCGCCTACGGTTGCAAAACCCTCTCCGAAGCTATCTTGTACCGTGACAATTTCAGCCAACGCGAGTTGATGTTGATTTGGCCGGACTTCCTGAGCTGGAACACCACCGCCAACAGCACAGATATTGCTTATGCCACCGCCCGCGCCCTCGGTCTGCGCGCCAAGATTGATACCGATACCGGCTGGCATAAAACCCTGTCTAACGTCGGCGTAAATGGCGTGACCGGTATATCTGCCAGCGTCTACTGGGATTTACAGACCGTTGGCACTGACGCTGACTTACTTAACAAAGCCTGTGTAACGACGTTGATCCGTAAAGACGGCTTCAAGTTTTGGGGTTCGCGTACCTGTTCTGATGATCCACTGTTTGCCTTTGAGAACTACACCCGCACCGCGCAGATTCTGGCCGACACCATGGCCGAGGCGCAGTTGTGGGCGATAGACCGCCCGATGCACCCGACGCTGGTCAAAGACATGATTGGCAGCATCAACGCCAAATTCCGCGAAATGAAATCCGCCGGGCTGATTATTGACGGCGCTTGCTGGTATGACGACAGCGCCAACGATAAAGACACCCTGAAAGCGGGCAAGCTGTTTATCGATTACGACTACACCCCAGTGCCACCACTGGAAGATTTAACCCTGCGCCAGCGTATCACCGATAAATATCTGGTGAACTTTGCCGCAGCCGTCAACAGCTAA
- a CDS encoding phage tail protein — MMLSLGLFVFMRQTTPYQSMGRDIEYRWPTNSRVGLRPSAQFLGVDSEKIKLSGVLLPELTGGRLSLLALESMADQGKAWPLVEGSGMIYGMFVIESLSQTGTLLFEDGSARRIEFTLNLLRVDESLTAMFGDMKQQADELLGKATAMTGKAQAAIGGLFS, encoded by the coding sequence ATGATGTTATCACTGGGGTTATTTGTTTTTATGCGCCAGACCACGCCTTACCAAAGCATGGGGCGCGATATTGAGTACCGTTGGCCGACTAACAGCCGGGTGGGCTTGCGCCCGTCCGCGCAATTTCTTGGCGTAGACAGTGAGAAAATTAAGCTGTCCGGTGTATTACTGCCGGAACTGACCGGTGGTCGCCTGTCATTGCTGGCCCTTGAGTCGATGGCTGACCAAGGCAAGGCGTGGCCGCTGGTTGAGGGTAGCGGCATGATTTACGGCATGTTTGTCATCGAGAGTCTGAGCCAGACCGGCACGCTATTATTTGAAGACGGTAGCGCCCGGCGCATTGAGTTCACCCTCAATCTGTTGCGGGTTGACGAGTCATTAACGGCCATGTTCGGCGACATGAAACAACAGGCTGACGAGTTGCTGGGTAAAGCGACAGCAATGACCGGTAAAGCACAGGCAGCTATCGGAGGATTATTCTCATGA
- a CDS encoding DNA-binding transcriptional regulator: MMHCPLCKTAAHARSSRYLSEKTKERYHQCQNINCSCTFATHETVDRIIVSPGETKPAPPHPSRNNQGVLWM, encoded by the coding sequence ATGATGCATTGCCCGCTTTGTAAGACCGCTGCACATGCTCGGTCTAGCCGTTACCTGAGTGAGAAGACGAAGGAACGTTATCACCAGTGTCAGAATATAAATTGCAGTTGTACTTTCGCCACGCACGAAACGGTTGACAGAATAATTGTGTCACCGGGGGAAACAAAACCAGCGCCACCACATCCAAGTAGAAATAATCAAGGGGTGTTGTGGATGTAA
- a CDS encoding phage tail protein I has protein sequence MTDRLLPVGSSVLEVAAARACAELENTPVPIRQLWNADTCPLSLLPYLAWAWSVDRWDDKWPETTKRAVVKSSQYVHKHKGTIGAIRRVVEPLGYLIKVIEWWKTNETPGTFRLDVGVLETGITEEMYQELERLIDDAKPCSRHLVGLSINLDSSGPLYVAAGSYSGDELTVYPYLPETITVTGEGYASAAIHIIDDLRVNP, from the coding sequence ATGACTGACCGTTTATTGCCTGTTGGTTCGTCGGTGCTGGAAGTGGCCGCCGCGCGCGCCTGCGCCGAGCTAGAGAATACCCCGGTACCCATTCGGCAGCTCTGGAACGCCGACACTTGCCCGTTATCCCTGCTGCCTTATCTGGCGTGGGCGTGGTCGGTTGACCGCTGGGATGATAAATGGCCGGAAACCACCAAGCGCGCGGTGGTGAAGTCCTCGCAGTACGTCCACAAACACAAAGGCACCATTGGCGCAATCCGCCGGGTGGTTGAGCCGCTGGGCTATCTCATCAAAGTGATTGAGTGGTGGAAGACCAACGAGACCCCCGGCACCTTTCGCCTCGATGTTGGTGTATTGGAAACCGGCATTACCGAAGAAATGTATCAAGAGCTTGAGCGGCTGATAGACGACGCCAAGCCATGCAGCCGCCACTTAGTCGGCCTGTCTATCAATCTCGACAGTAGCGGCCCGCTGTATGTCGCCGCAGGTAGTTACAGCGGTGATGAGCTGACCGTATACCCGTATTTACCTGAAACTATAACCGTGACCGGCGAGGGTTACGCCAGTGCCGCAATCCACATTATCGATGACCTGAGAGTGAACCCATGA
- a CDS encoding phage tail tape measure protein, producing MSKNLQLQVLLKAVDQATRPFKAIQTASKSLTGDIRNTQSSIKSLDAQAAKIDGFRKASAQLAVTGQALKKAKEDAAALAIAFKNTEKPTAQQARLMEGAKRAAAELQTKYNGLRQSVQRQRDALNADGIATKNLSSEQRRLRSSAAEATVALSRQRQELQRLSLKQEQLNRISNRYQKGKAATSAVRNTSAASLGVATAGLYGAAKLVAPGMEFDSQMSGTQAILGLDKNDAKLAAIRQQARDIGGSTAFSPTDVARTQDTLARSGYDANAILAATEPTVNLSLASGVDIAEAADIVTNMQSAFNLPLDQIKRVSDVMAKGFTSSNTNLLELGEAMKYVAPIAEAAGASIEDTTALLGVLADNGIKGSMAGTSTSAVFSRLQAPVGQAPAALKELGITTRDGKGNMLPVAKILKDINNSFKKNKLGTAQQAEYLKVIFGEEAMKGAVKLVAAAGNGKLAEKQGKLMQAGGTAQSIATVRMDNLDGDLKNLSSAWEDLEIEVFEKQDSALRKLTLTATDWLINVAAWARKNPELVGTITKVTGAALALVAGLGALGLIAWPVMAGFNLLLAGAGLLSTGFSLMAGTIAAALTALTWPIVAVVAAIVAGGLLIRKYWEPISAFIAGVAEGFIAAMGPISAAFEPLKPVFNWFSDKVKQLSNWFADLIKPVKATQETLDRATNAGKLFGEGLAAALSLPMNALNTLRSGIDWVLEKLGIIDTKSDGLADKVPKDNPYSGGYSPSGGVLYGGYQPVTANTGTTIIDSSVTTNDIKMTIPPGMSRQDAERMMTDALAKNERDKRARQRGQMEND from the coding sequence ATGAGTAAGAACTTACAGTTACAGGTATTGCTCAAAGCAGTAGACCAAGCCACCCGCCCGTTTAAAGCCATTCAAACCGCCAGTAAATCCCTCACTGGGGATATTCGCAACACACAAAGCAGCATCAAATCCCTTGATGCGCAGGCGGCGAAGATTGACGGTTTCCGCAAGGCCAGCGCCCAACTGGCCGTCACCGGGCAGGCGCTGAAAAAAGCCAAAGAAGATGCGGCGGCCCTGGCTATCGCCTTTAAAAACACCGAGAAACCCACCGCTCAACAAGCCCGACTGATGGAGGGAGCCAAGCGCGCGGCGGCTGAACTGCAAACCAAATACAACGGGCTGCGCCAGTCAGTGCAGCGCCAGCGCGATGCGCTTAACGCCGACGGGATAGCGACCAAAAACCTGAGCAGTGAACAGCGCCGGTTACGCAGTAGCGCCGCCGAGGCGACTGTTGCCCTGAGTCGCCAGCGCCAAGAACTGCAACGCCTGAGCCTGAAACAGGAACAACTCAACCGTATCAGCAATCGTTACCAGAAAGGCAAAGCCGCCACCAGTGCCGTGCGTAATACCAGTGCGGCGAGTCTTGGCGTAGCAACTGCCGGGCTGTACGGCGCAGCGAAACTGGTTGCGCCGGGTATGGAGTTTGACAGCCAGATGTCGGGCACTCAGGCGATTTTAGGGCTGGATAAAAATGACGCCAAGCTGGCCGCCATTCGTCAACAGGCGCGAGATATCGGCGGATCCACCGCCTTTTCCCCGACTGACGTAGCGCGAACCCAAGACACGCTGGCACGTTCTGGCTATGACGCTAACGCCATTCTGGCCGCCACTGAGCCGACAGTTAACCTGTCGCTGGCGTCCGGTGTGGATATTGCTGAGGCAGCGGATATTGTCACCAACATGCAATCGGCGTTTAACCTGCCGCTAGACCAGATTAAACGCGTGTCGGACGTGATGGCGAAAGGCTTTACCAGCTCAAACACCAACCTGTTAGAACTGGGTGAGGCCATGAAATATGTGGCCCCTATTGCTGAGGCTGCCGGGGCCAGCATTGAAGACACCACCGCGTTACTCGGTGTACTGGCTGATAACGGTATCAAGGGCAGCATGGCGGGCACCAGTACCAGTGCGGTGTTTAGCCGGTTGCAAGCGCCTGTCGGGCAAGCACCGGCCGCACTGAAAGAACTGGGTATTACAACCCGCGACGGCAAAGGCAATATGTTGCCGGTGGCGAAAATCCTTAAAGACATCAACAACTCATTTAAAAAGAACAAGCTAGGCACCGCACAGCAAGCCGAATACCTGAAAGTGATATTCGGTGAAGAGGCGATGAAAGGCGCGGTGAAACTGGTGGCTGCTGCCGGTAACGGCAAGCTGGCGGAGAAACAAGGTAAGCTGATGCAGGCCGGTGGCACCGCGCAATCAATTGCCACGGTCAGAATGGATAACCTTGACGGCGATTTGAAAAACCTGAGTTCGGCATGGGAAGACTTAGAGATTGAAGTCTTTGAGAAGCAAGACTCCGCGCTGCGCAAACTGACCCTAACTGCAACCGACTGGCTGATTAATGTGGCTGCATGGGCCAGGAAAAACCCTGAGCTGGTCGGCACCATTACCAAAGTCACCGGCGCGGCATTAGCACTGGTCGCCGGGCTGGGTGCGCTGGGATTGATTGCGTGGCCGGTGATGGCCGGGTTTAACCTGCTGTTGGCCGGAGCCGGTTTATTGAGTACCGGTTTTTCACTGATGGCAGGAACCATTGCCGCCGCGCTCACGGCGCTGACATGGCCGATAGTGGCAGTGGTCGCGGCCATTGTGGCCGGTGGCCTGCTTATCCGTAAATACTGGGAGCCTATCAGCGCCTTTATTGCTGGCGTGGCCGAGGGCTTTATCGCTGCTATGGGGCCAATCAGTGCCGCCTTTGAGCCGCTTAAACCGGTATTCAACTGGTTTAGTGACAAGGTGAAACAGCTTTCGAACTGGTTCGCTGACCTGATTAAACCGGTAAAAGCCACACAGGAAACCTTGGACAGGGCCACCAATGCGGGCAAGTTATTCGGCGAGGGTCTGGCGGCGGCGCTCAGTCTGCCCATGAATGCGCTAAACACCCTGCGCAGTGGCATTGACTGGGTGCTGGAAAAACTCGGCATCATTGATACCAAGTCAGACGGACTGGCCGATAAGGTACCGAAAGATAACCCTTACTCGGGCGGGTACTCACCCAGTGGCGGTGTGTTGTACGGCGGTTATCAGCCGGTCACCGCCAATACTGGCACCACTATCATTGATAGCAGTGTCACCACCAATGATATCAAGATGACTATCCCGCCGGGCATGAGCAGACAGGATGCGGAGCGAATGATGACCGATGCGCTTGCCAAGAACGAACGCGATAAGCGCGCCCGTCAGCGCGGCCAGATGGAGAATGATTAA
- a CDS encoding phage tail assembly protein — MKKLTVKTETTAEVNENVVVLETPLKRGDTLITEIEVYRPNAGALRGVRLSDVAHSDVDALIVVLPRITTPTLTTAECSRLELPDLVALAGKVIGFLSPKQGA; from the coding sequence ATGAAAAAACTCACTGTTAAAACTGAAACCACCGCCGAGGTTAACGAGAATGTGGTGGTACTGGAAACCCCGCTAAAGCGTGGCGATACCCTGATTACTGAAATCGAAGTTTACCGCCCCAATGCCGGGGCGCTGCGCGGGGTGCGGCTTTCGGATGTCGCTCATTCTGATGTGGATGCGCTGATTGTGGTGCTACCCCGTATCACCACACCGACACTGACCACCGCAGAATGCAGCCGCTTAGAATTGCCGGATTTAGTGGCACTGGCGGGCAAGGTGATTGGTTTTTTGTCGCCGAAACAGGGGGCGTAA